The stretch of DNA GCCCGACGCGATCATCGCGGAGTCCGAGGCCGGCTGGCGGACGTTCTACGTCGTCCTCACCCGCGCCACCCAGCTCCTCACCACCGTCGGCACCACCCAGACCTGGCTCTCGCGCGTCTCCTGACCGCACCCCGCCCCGCCCCAGCGCCCCTCCCCGCGTTTCGTGGAGCTGGTGACGGTTCCTGTGCGAGAAACCGTCGCGAAGTCCACAGAACGCGGGGACCTCGGGCTGGGCGGTGGGACAGGCGTGATGCCTTCTAGGGTGGACGGGTGCGCAAGATCGCGGTCGGCCTCGTCCTGCTCGCTGCCGCCGTCCTCACGGGACTACCGGTGGCGACGTCGACGTTCCTGCACAGCGAGCGGCACCTGACCATCGGTGCGCACCAGGCTGTCGTCAGCCCCCAGGTCGACGGGCACGCGACGATCGACTTCGGACCGCTGCTGCCGGAGGTGCGCGTCCCGGTCGACGCGCCGCTCGGCGTCGGCGTGAACGTCCGGCTCGGCGACTCCGACGCGGTGGGCCTGGAGGAGCTGCTGCAGCGCGACGCCGCCATCGCCGCCCAGCCGAGCGGCGAGGTGCGCGAGGTGACGGCCGCCGTCACCGACATGGCGGCCGAGGCGGCCCTGCGCGGTCTGGGTGTCGGCGTCCTCACGGTCACCGTCCTCGTGCTCGGCTGGCGTGCGGTCGGTGCCGACCGTCGGCGTCGGATCCGCCGCGAGATGGTGCAGCCGTCGCGCGGGCAGGTGGCGGGCGGGGTCGCCACCGTCGTCGTCGTGGTCGGCGCGCTGGTGCTGGTCAGCCTGCCCGAGCGTCAGGACGCCGAGCCGGCGCAGACGTGGACCGCGGCGCGCGAGGTGTTCCCCGAGCTGCCCGCCGACCCGGTGCTCGACCGGCTGCAGCTGGCCCAGGGCAGCGCCACCACGAGCAGCCGCGCGCTCGTGGAGGGTGCGCTGTACCTCTACCGCGACTCCGTCAGCTTCTACGGCGCGCTCGAGGAGCAGGCGACGCAGGTGCGCGTCCGCGAGCCCGAGGACGGCGAGACGACGGCGCTCGTCGTCACCGACCGCCACGACAACATCGGCATGGACCCGGTCGCCCGCAACATCGCCGACCGCGCGAAGGCCCGCCTCCTGATCGACCTCGGCGACGACACCTCCCAGGGCGGCGCGTGGGAGACGTTCAGCATCAACTCCCTCGCCCGTGCGTTCAAGGGCTTCGACGTCGTCTCCATCGGCGGCAACCACGACTCCCGCCGCACGACGAAGGACCAGGAGAAAGCCGGGTTCACCGTGCTCGACGGCGATCCCGTCGAGGTCGATGGCGTCCGCTTCCTCGGCGACACCGACCCGCGCGGCACGACCCTCACCGGCTACACCGAGGACGCGAAGACCCGCGACACCGCCCTCGACGACCAGGACGAGGAGCTCACGTCGACCGCGTGCGACGCCGACGAGCGCGGCGAGCGGGTCGGCGTGCTCGCCGTCCACTCGTGGGCGTCGGGACGCAAGGTCGCGGCCAGCGGCTGCGTCGACCTCGTGCTCACCGGGCACCTGCACTACCAGGTGGGCCCGCGGGCGATCGCCGGTCCCGACGGCCGGTCGACCACCCGGCTGACGACCGGCACGACCGGCGGCGCGGTCCTGCCGATCGCCCTCGGCAGCAGCCTGCGGCGCGACGCCCAGGTCACGATCGTCACCTTCGACGCCGACGGTGCGCCGGTCGGGCTGCAGGTGGTCACGTTCACGCCCGCCGGCGTCATCGACGTCGGCGACTACACCGAGCTGCCGCTCACCTCCTCGCCCTCGCCCGCCGACCCGGACCCCACCGAGGACCCGACGGCCGAGGACCAGGACCCGGAGGCTCCCGTCCAGCCGTGA from Aeromicrobium erythreum encodes:
- a CDS encoding metallophosphoesterase family protein, whose amino-acid sequence is MRKIAVGLVLLAAAVLTGLPVATSTFLHSERHLTIGAHQAVVSPQVDGHATIDFGPLLPEVRVPVDAPLGVGVNVRLGDSDAVGLEELLQRDAAIAAQPSGEVREVTAAVTDMAAEAALRGLGVGVLTVTVLVLGWRAVGADRRRRIRREMVQPSRGQVAGGVATVVVVVGALVLVSLPERQDAEPAQTWTAAREVFPELPADPVLDRLQLAQGSATTSSRALVEGALYLYRDSVSFYGALEEQATQVRVREPEDGETTALVVTDRHDNIGMDPVARNIADRAKARLLIDLGDDTSQGGAWETFSINSLARAFKGFDVVSIGGNHDSRRTTKDQEKAGFTVLDGDPVEVDGVRFLGDTDPRGTTLTGYTEDAKTRDTALDDQDEELTSTACDADERGERVGVLAVHSWASGRKVAASGCVDLVLTGHLHYQVGPRAIAGPDGRSTTRLTTGTTGGAVLPIALGSSLRRDAQVTIVTFDADGAPVGLQVVTFTPAGVIDVGDYTELPLTSSPSPADPDPTEDPTAEDQDPEAPVQP